A stretch of DNA from Cryptomeria japonica chromosome 4, Sugi_1.0, whole genome shotgun sequence:
AGAACTCATCAAATACTATCCCTTTCTACTCGACCTTAAAGGCAAGGACCTAGACAAACACAGATCATTCATAGGAATGGGCCTCAGATTTCTCAAATGGCGCTTCCTTGGAGAGAATCCAGAAGATTTGGGTAGGGAGGAAGAACTCCTTGAATTTGCTAGGTTGAATGGAGTTTTGCCTCCAAAAGCAGAAGAAGAGGCACCCCATGCTGAACGGGGCAAGAGAGGTGGAGGCAAAGGCTTGGGTCGCAGTTTCGGACGAGGATGGCCTCTGAGCAGAGGCCATGTTCCCCAATTCCCCCTGGTGAGGCAGAAGAAGATCTTTAAATAGATAGGTTCCTTCTGCTGGTGGTTTCCTTTGAAGATGTTGCTAAGCCTCTAGTTGGCTGCTGATTTTTAagttttttctttaaaaatatagATACTGTTGCTATAAACTCTGAAGGTTTTTTGAATTGATGAAGAAACTGTATAGGGTTAAATGCATTTCAAAATAAACTTGCTTTCATCCTCAGCCCAGAAAATGTGGGCACTGAAGCTAGATTCTCTCACTGTATATTAAGGGAGATATCTATCTTAGGCTCTTGGGTTGCAAATTATCTTTCGTATTGATTTTTAGAAACTAAAACATGACTTGAGTTGCATAAAACAACCAAGTTGCAGAGTCtacttgaagacaacttactaaatatagtaagtatgactgGCACAACTATATGTAAAACACATGTcgaaattactatttatagaaaaTTTCCTAAAAATACTTTCTATTTATAGTAGACCTCAAATTTTTTTGCAAGCTGTGATGATGCAACCACTGCTACCTAAGAAGGCTATAATGACTCAGCCACTGCTAGATGGGAGTCCAAGATGACTCAACCATTGCAAACTAAGAGCCCAATTtgaacttcacattccaacattttgttcatcattattctcTCAATTCTACACATTAAAGTTCCTTTCATGATATTTTCTGTTTCGGCAACTTCACAACCCAAAGCTGAACAAATGAAagagaggtacaactccctttaaaaGAATTAGAGATTACTcttagagaaattaaaatttcactGTTGCTGGCTTGCGTAAGATGCACCATTGATTTGCTTTTATGATACAATTATTAATGATAATTTATACTTTTATATTCAACAAATGTTAGGAGGTTTACTGTATGAAATTGAATTAACAGGCTACAGATCATCAAAGCTGAAAAGCTACCAAGTTTTATTCACTAAACAAACTGTCTAATCCATCACCATCATGGGAAACATAATTAGAATTGACGAACGTATTGAActaatttaaataaacatatcaATTATTTGACAATAGAAGATTTGTTAccgaatattttataatttttctcaaTAACACCAGCAAAAGACTGCAGAACAAAACCGCAACGGCAAAAACACTCAATGGAAAGATCACAGAAATATTGAAAAACCCTTGAACGATTTGCTGAACCCATTAAAATTTACTCTTGCTTATTAAGTTCAGATAAAATTTGACACATACTTCTATCTCCTTTGTAATTATACAACTgcaaaattaaccaaaataaattgtaAATGCAAGCACTAAACAACTGTCAGAATCTTTAAGATCTCCAGATATCAAATAAACTACTCAAGATCGCAGAGGCATCTCCCTTCCTTCACAGTATCCTGCGAGAAGAGAATTTTGGTTTGTGTAAATTCTTTCTGAAGATTCAACAATCTGTTCATAAGTCGCTGAGCATTAATGCCTTTGAATCCTTCTTCCCGGGAAACTAACAAGCTTTTCATAGCAGGAGCGCGTGGAAGTAAATAGGTAAGCAGAGGCGTAGGGTCATAAAATAGGGTCATATTAAGATGAACCCGTTTTAGATTTTTGAGTAAGGAGGATGCTGAACTTTCTGGAATTAGAGCATTAGACCAAAGAAATTCATGCATTGCACCATTAGACCAAAGAGATTCCTGCATTGCACCATTAGACCAAAACAAAAATTCCGAGAGATCGAGTCAGAAAAATAAACAAAAGTATATGATAATAACCAGAAATGCAGTTCCAATATTTCTACCAACTATTTTTCCCCatctctaaaattaaaattaaaatgcagaAGAGCAACAAATCGATCTCATGCGGGAAGGGATCGATcagaaaaataatatttataataataaaacaaGACTTGAAAAACTCACCAATGCATTATAGGCGTCGTTGCCTAACATTTGATCTAAATTAGGAAATTCGCTTAGAATCGGTACACTGTAGGCCTCGTTGCCTATGCACAATTGTTCTAAATTAGGAAATTCGCTGAGAATCGGTACATCGTGCTTTTGAATCAGGTTCACTAAGGTAATTTTTCTCAGTGACTTTAAAGTTGTAAACATTCTGAATTGTGCAGCATCTGTACATAGGCTTAAACATGCTGGTAAGTAGTATGCCATCTCAACCACATTACCAAACTTTTTCATTAATAGAAGGTTCGCCAATGTTGGGCAATTTGCTGTTATTGCCTCGATCTGGGAGCAGAGATTTAGGGTTACAAGACTGTCTGAAAATATCCTTAATCTCCTGAGTCCACGGCAATCAAAAATGCTTAAAATCTTCAAAACTGGACATAATTGCAACATGAGATAAATGACGTTGTCATTCAGctcaacattctcaaaattgaGTGTTTCTAGGCCAGCTAAACCAACAAAATAGTTGGGCATATTTCTGAAACAAAAACTCTTCAGAGACAAAGATCTGAGGCTGTGGCATAAGAAAATGGATGTGGGAACCTCAAAAAAATTTATGGTGTTCCCTTCAATTTTAATGTCTCTCACATCTATCAAAGCAGCACGCTGAATCCACTCAGAAATCTTGTCACTTATCTCATTGTAGAGGGGAATACCAAACTCAAAAAGTTGAAGGGAACCTGAATGATGCTCAAAAATACCATCAACAATGCAGCTAcatgaagaaaaggacaaatctACCGATGAAATTTTAAAGTTGGGTAAAGATGTCCAAATAAATTTCCATCTTTTAGAGAGGATTGAACAACACACTGCTTGCTTCAAAGGAACTTTACTTAGAATGGTTGTCAGTATGCAATCTGGAAGATCATTTAAGTCCAGTGGATTTGGATTTCTTTCAGGGGCCATCACTTTTACTTTTTAAAGTTCTGGAGTATTTGAAAAAGGTTGGTGCTGTCAAAGAAATTAATGGGCTTTGTAAATAttggtgaaaatgaaaatgattgagACAGAAATAACAATAAGATAGTGTAAAAAAATTAAACCCCAAAGCATCTTCATACCTGTTTGATGAGCTAAAGTAGAATGTACTGTTGTTCGATTTGACTTCTCCTTTGATGGATTTATGAAACCAATAGCATGATGATAGAATTGATATGATGAAAGATCAAATAGATAAAAGAAAGATATCATAAAGATACAATGAAGGTGTAACAGAGATGTCAACACCATAAGGTTGTCATGAAAGGAGATCTCTAAACGGAATGAAAAATCTCTAATTTATAGAATCCTCAATatgaaatcaagggtcaagatAGACTGGATAatagatggttaagattgaatgagGATTAGGGCTTTGGATCAAAGTTGtgatcatgtgacaagtgtcacatgGAGGATAAAGGTTAGGACTAGAATAGACTCTAGGGCAACATCCTTATGTTAATGGCTATGATTAAGAGGTTAATTTAAAATGAATGGATGAGATAACAAGTTAGTTTTACTTTTGGTAAGtacctaggttcaatgaatctcaATAAGATCTTAATTAGATATGTGAAGGCACACTTGTCAACCAGTTTAGATGGTGATCCAAATGAATGAATAGAAGACTAAGATTAAGTGGACAAGGATCCACGAGAAAATGTAATGGAAATTAATTaacctaaaaaaataaattaagagTTAATCAATTAATTTAGTTCTAAGAATAAAGGTGATGGGTCCGTTCATAGCTCCCAGTTAAAATAGATTACTCCCTGTGTAAAAAGTGATGggaaaagaattaaacaaataataaatatttatttaatcaaaggataGATAAATTGATTGAAAAAATATATGTTTACTAAATAACTAGAATAAGAAAATATTAAGTTAAAACAATGAGATTTAGATGTACAAAtattaaagataaaaaataaattgataaaATGGCAAGGAGGGTTCTACCCATTAAGATTGGCCTCTCTTCATGAATATTAAAGGTCTAAAAATAGGCATTCCTTGCAAGGGACAATTAATTTTCATTATAATTTCAATACTTATTATGTCCCCaacatataaatatttaattaaaaaacacATTACTTCCT
This window harbors:
- the LOC131056812 gene encoding putative FBD-associated F-box protein At5g56700 → MAPERNPNPLDLNDLPDCILTTILSKVPLKQAVCCSILSKRWKFIWTSLPNFKISSVDLSFSSCSCIVDGIFEHHSGSLQLFEFGIPLYNEISDKISEWIQRAALIDVRDIKIEGNTINFFEVPTSIFLCHSLRSLSLKSFCFRNMPNYFVGLAGLETLNFENVELNDNVIYLMLQLCPVLKILSIFDCRGLRRLRIFSDSLVTLNLCSQIEAITANCPTLANLLLMKKFGNVVEMAYYLPACLSLCTDAAQFRMFTTLKSLRKITLVNLIQKHDVPILSEFPNLEQLCIGNEAYSVPILSEFPNLDQMLGNDAYNALESLWSNGAMHEFLWSNALIPESSASSLLKNLKRVHLNMTLFYDPTPLLTYLLPRAPAMKSLLVSREEGFKGINAQRLMNRLLNLQKEFTQTKILFSQDTVKEGRCLCDLE